A genome region from Nicotiana tabacum cultivar K326 chromosome 13, ASM71507v2, whole genome shotgun sequence includes the following:
- the LOC107769712 gene encoding tetraspanin-2-like, which translates to MANLSNNITAFLNFLAFMCSIPIITSGTWLASKPDNECIHWLRWPIVFIGIAIMLVSLTGFVGAYWKKEGLLGVYLVCMAILIVLLLLLLVLAFVVTGPSGSYMVPGRAYREYRLQGFSYWLRDHITSADNWGNIRACLADSGICPRLNNQYVTAEHFFAAHLSPIQSGCCKPPTICGYQYMTPILWTNPTNAIVDADCSIWNNDPSQLCFNCDSCKAGLLGNLRKEWRKSNLILIITLVILIWVYLIGCCAYKNTLTKPHSKK; encoded by the exons ATGGCTAATTTGAGCAATAACATAACAGCATTCTTGAACTTCTTGGCATTCATGTGCTCCATCCCTATAATCACATCAGGCACCTGGCTAGCTTCAAAGCCCGACAACGAATGCATCCACTGGCTCCGATGGCCGATCGTCTTCATCGGAATCGCCATCATGTTGGTCTCTTTGACTGGCTTTGTCGGAGCTTACTGGAAAAAGGAAGGTCTTCTAGGTGTCTACTTGGTGTGCATGGCGATTCTCATCGTCCTTCTCCTCCTACTCCTCGTGCTCGCCTTTGTCGTCACCGGCCCATCTGGTTCCTATATGGTCCCCGGAAGGGCATACCGTGAGTACAGGCTTCAAGGATTTTCTTACTGGTTGAGGGATCATATTACTAGTGCTGATAACTGGGGGAATATTAGGGCATGTTTGGCTGATTCTGGTATTTGTCCTAGACTTAACAATCAGTATGTAACTGCTGAACACTTCTTTGCTGCTCATCTCTCCCCTATTCAG TCTGGATGTTGTAAGCCTCCAACAATCTGTGGATACCAGTATATGACCCCAATCCTGTGGACTAACCCAACAAACGCAATAGTAGATGCTGATTGCTCCATCTGGAACAATGACCCTAGCCAATTATGTTTTAATTGTGATTCTTGCAAAGCTGGTTTACTCGGAAACCTCAGAAAAGAATGGAGGAAATCTAATCTCATTCTCATCATAACTTTGGTGATTCTCATATGGGTTTATCTCATTGGTTGCTGTGCTTACAAAAACACCCTAACTAAACCACATTCCAAAAAATAG